ATCCGCGCCCTGCCCGCGCCCGGGCCCGTCCGCGGCCGGAAGAAGGAGTACGAGGTCCTCCCGGCGGGCCGCGAGGAGCTGGCCTCCTGGGTGGCGCTCGCGGAGGGCCCGCGCCCGGTCCGCGATCCCCTGCTCCTGCGGATGCGGGCGGCCGCCGTGGTCGGGGCGCCGGGACTGGTCGCGGAACTGCGCCGGCACCTCGCCCTGCACCGGGCACAGCTGGAGGAGTACCTGGAGATCGAGCGGAGGGACTTCCCGCCGGAGCGGACGCCGACGGACGAGGACCGGCTGCGGCACCTGGTGCTGCGCGGCGGCATCGGCCTGGAGACCTTCTGGACGGACTGGCTCGTCGGGGCGGTCGGTGACCTGGAGGGCCCGGGAGCGCCCCAGGAGTGATCCGGCGGGCGGCCCGGCCAGCCCACGGCCCCGCCCCGCTCGTCACGGCCCGGTGGGAGGCCCGGCTGCCCGGCGGGCACGCCCCGCGCCGCTCAGGGCAGGCCGGCCTGCTCCACGCGCAGGGGGAGGGCGTCCGCGGCCCGGTGGCCCAGGGCGGCGGGCCCGGGGATGACGGTCCGGACCGGCGCCCGGACGGCGGCCGGGTGCGTGGCGGGGGCCGCTGTCACGGCGGGGGGCGCGGCCGGCGCCGGGCCGGCCGCGGGGGCGCCGCCGGCCTGGGCCCTGCTGAGCAGGACGACACCGCGTACGGCGGCCGCCGCCCCCGCCAGCGCCATGGCCAGGCCGGCCGGCCCGCCGTGGAGGTGCTCGCCGAGCAGGGCCGCCCCGATCGCGGCCGCGGCGAC
This DNA window, taken from Streptomyces nitrosporeus, encodes the following:
- a CDS encoding PadR family transcriptional regulator, which gives rise to MSLPHAILTALLEKPSSGLELTRRFDRSIGYFWPSTHQQIYRELGRLEEAGRIRALPAPGPVRGRKKEYEVLPAGREELASWVALAEGPRPVRDPLLLRMRAAAVVGAPGLVAELRRHLALHRAQLEEYLEIERRDFPPERTPTDEDRLRHLVLRGGIGLETFWTDWLVGAVGDLEGPGAPQE